One segment of Malassezia restricta chromosome V, complete sequence DNA contains the following:
- a CDS encoding UBX domain protein has product MSARESLMEMGFAPERIEWALRSTNATLEAALDHIEMHQDEPVPPDATSPVGDDAESSETAVPQSIKCNVCNKQFRDMDLAKYHADKSGHEDFSESAEAIKPLSPEEREKRLAELREKAALRRSAQEAEYAKDQRANEMIRRKAGQEAVQAREELERKERIKEAEKKRRERLEDVRATILTSRWQRKSVFGAKLRKTSSAGPKRLRAKKSCVKAFRSQPHQPCHWLHSFLKSVVTEPRHDCACAHRGVYGWAR; this is encoded by the exons ATGAGTGCAAGAGAATCAT TGATGGAGATGGGATTCGCGCCTGAACGTATTGAGTGGGCGCTCAGATCCACGAATGCGACACTGGAAGCGGCGTTGGATCACATCGAAATGCATCAGGACGAGCCTGTGCCTCCAGACGCCACGTCGCCCGTGGGCGACGATGCTGAATCGTCCGAGACCGCGGTCCCTCAG TCTATTAAGTGCAATGTGTGTAACAAGCAATTCCGTGATATGGACCTGGCTAAATATCATGCGGATAAATCAGGTCACGAGGACTTTAGCGAGAGTGCGGAGGCCATCAAGCCACTCTCGCCGGAAGAGCGTGAAAAGCGTCTGGCTGAACTGCGTGAAAAAGCAGCATTGCGCCGATCTGCGCAAGAGGCAGAGTATGCAAAAGACCAACGCGCGAATGAAATGATCCGACGCAAGGCGGGGCAAGAAGCAGTTCAGGCTCGCGAGGAGCTTGAGCGCAAAG AACGTATAAAGGAGGCTGAAAAGAAACGCCGTGAGCGTTTAGAGGATGTACGTGCAACTATACTCACATCTAGATGGCAGCGAAAGAGCGTGTTCGGCGCCAAATTGAGGAAGACAAGCAGCGCCGGGCCGAAAAGGCTGCGCGCGAAAAAGAGCTGCGTCAAGGCATTCAGAAGCCAGCCGCACCAGCCGTGCCATTGGCTGCACAGCTTCCTAAAGTCAGTGGTCACGGAACCGAGACACGactgcgcgtgcgcgcacCGGGGGGTATATGGATGGGCACGCTGA
- a CDS encoding cell division control protein, with amino-acid sequence MRGRAPLPLIAWGLVWPSHTVQLLRCVWCLLVFWVERGVFYRATSACDVPEHGASFRVLIISDPQVVSLHTYKSFSHAMTALVSHVSDQYIRKSWLAVTRQGLGASLWRGPRPADLVIFLGDMTDRGRWFLSFDRWLALQTRWKALFQGMQLLRHASSLPLRPRLAHDTWPALVIPGNHDTGLPHFQTGEPGPGTARAKSWFEQEHAPFVNEQYVLSESGQTSWNARIPIAVAGQATTHELILLDALDLVSMEPVGHDVPWELAKSNAARTTRLVDMLRQNQTVPRVLFSHVPLERKEAEHACDIPWRSAIHGVHRESSRASARGGDILQGGDAARTYQNLVRKNVSHYVLDSIQPALIFSGDDHDHCEAIHKGIRTTPRGHVAGFDSADAPELTVKSISMLEGVRHPGYAWLQLHAEAPMEYTPCLLPDQVGLWLFVYLPCFIASVMYLTWRRLSLRSSAYLPIHNDTTHAPSKTAMLRRILRDIGHTTLIPLLLWLCLQR; translated from the coding sequence ATGAGGGGTAGAGCGCCGCTCCCGCTCATAGCGTGGGGCCTTGTGTGGCCGTCGCATACCGTCCAGCTTCTTCGATGTGTCTGGTGCCTACTGGTGTTTTGGGTGGAGCGCGGTGTGTTTTACAGGGCTACGAGTGCGTGCGACGTACCCGAGCACGGCGCGTCGTTCCGGGTCCTGATCATTAGTGACCCGCAAGTCGTCAGCTTGCACACCTACAAGTCATTCTCGCATGCTATGACAGCTCTCGTCAGCCATGTATCAGACCAATACATACGCAAGAGCTGGCTTGCCGTTACGCGACAGGGCCTCGGTGCATCCTTGTGGCGTGGCCCGCGGCCTGCGGACCTGGTCATATTTTTGGGCGACATGACGGATCGTGGGCGCTGGTTCCTCAGTTTCGATCGATGGCTGGCACTGCAAACTCGCTGGAAGGCCTTGTTCCAAggcatgcagctgctgcggcaTGCCTCCTCTCTCCCGCTACGCCCACGATTAGCTCATGACACATGGCCCGCCCTCGTGATCCCGGGCAATCATGATACTGGCCTACCGCACTTCCAGACAGGTGAACCTGGGCCAGGCACGGCTCGTGCCAAATCTTGGTTCGAGCAAGAACACGCTCCCTTCGTCAATGAGCAGTACGTGTTGAGCGAGAGTGGCCAGACATCGTGGAATGCGCGTATTCCGATTGCTGTGGCGGGGCaggccacgacgcacgagctcatTTTGTTGGATGCATTGGATCTCGTAAGCATGGAGCCGGTCGGACATGATGTGCCGTGGGAGCTGGCCAAGAGCaacgcggcacgcacgacgcgcctcgtggaTATGCTCCGGCAAAATCAGACTGTGCCACGCGTTCTCTTTTCACACGTGCCCTTGGAACGCAAGGAAGCAGAGCACGCTTGTGATATTCCCTGGCGCTCTGCCATACACGGTGTGCACCGCGAGTCGTCCCGCGCTTCTGCACGAGGTGGCGACATCTTGCAGGGCGGTGATGCGGCTCGGACGTACCAAAATCTCGTGCGCAAGAATGTGTCGCACTACGTCTTGGATTCGATCCAGCCCGCTCTGATTTTTTCCGGCGACGACCATGATCATTGCGAGGCTATTCACAAGGGCATCCGCACGACGCCTCGTGGCCATGTAGCTGGCTTTGATTCGGCGGATGCACCCGAGCTCACTGTCAAGTCGATATCCATGCTCGAAGGCGTGCGTCATCCCGGGTATGCATGGCTCCAGCTGCATGCTGAGGCGCCCATGGAATACACTCCCTGCCTATTACCCGACCAGGTGGGACTCTGGCTATTTGTCTACCTGCCCTGCTTTATCGCCTCAGTCATGTATCTGACATGGCGGCGTCTCTCTCTTCGCTCGAGCGCCTATCTCCCCATCCATAATGACACGACCCACGCACCAAGCAAGACGGCGATGCTCAGGCGCATTCTTCGTGACATCGGCCACACGACCCTTATCCCCCTGCTACTATGGCTCTGTCTGCAACGCTGA
- a CDS encoding RNA exonuclease NGL2, translating into MDHHPEAIAKKRAERARRKHEASAKPLEEDPVNTKEAIVRRSWMPVNSHASAGARRVRIVSWNMLAQCLVRRELFPGSDCLKLRTRLPGIVAELTETDYDIGCFQEVDSLEDIGPPLTRAGYDYVYERGYKEKKHGLMIAWRQSPGARTSFGAPVFRKMVRLDEAMLTQGTSSLTRITRNIMLVLALPFASGDGGVLVATAHLFWHPRYAFERARQAAVIMQELNALRRGQEAWASWPVVLAGDLNDQPHSSTYSLLTGQAERYRDRIWTDLMPSRVVHTSVDELRGLRTVHYASTVTESGDEDRVLGRHRPPEDEELCTPDDLIQLAQLSSTRPHFQSAYGSAYDQLAPHAEFFCDRGTAPERYDQTESPMPTDPRQLQSHEPKWTLHSTLFRLSLDYILVAPRLDEADVPVITALLPLHPEHVLQPGIPRQKVCSSDHVMLGAEVAL; encoded by the coding sequence ATGGACCACCATCCAGAGGCCATAGCGAAGAAacgcgccgagcgagcgcgacggAAGCACGAGGCGAGTGCCAAGCCGCTGGAGGAGGATCCCGTCAATACGAAAGAGGCGATTGTGCGTCGTTCATGGATGCCTGTCAACTCGCATGCAAGCGCAggtgcacgacgcgtgcgtATCGTGAGCTGGAATATGCTGGCGCAGTGcctcgtgcgtcgcgagctcTTCCCTGGAAGTGACTGTCTGAAACTGCGCACGCGTCTGCCTGGCATCGTTGCCGAGCTAACAGAGACAGATTACGACATTGGCTGCTTTCAGGAAGTCGACTCGCTGGAAGACATCGGCCCTCCCTTGACACGGGCGGGGTACGACTATGTGTATGAGCGTGGCTACAAGGAGAAGAAGCATGGTCTCATGATTGCTTGGCGACAAAGTCCAGGGGCGCGTACCTCGTTCGGTGCCCCTGTGTTCCGAAAGATGGTGCGACTCGATGAAGCCATGCTCACCCAGGGCACATCCTCGCTCACACGCATCACGCGCAACATCATGCTGGTCCTTGCCTTGCCGTTTGCGTCTGGTGATGGCGGTGTGCTGGTGGCTACAGCGCATCTGTTCTGGCACCCACGATACGCGTttgagcgcgcgcgccaggcggctGTCATCATGCAAGAGCTGAATGCACTGCGTCGTGGGCAGGAGGCTTGGGCTTCCTGGCCAGTCGTGCTCGCTGGAGACCTGAATGACCAGCCGCACTCGTCCACGTACTCTCTGCTCACAGGCCAGGCCGAGCGCTACCGCGACCGTATCTGGACGGACTTGATGCCGTCTCGTGTCGTGCATACGTCCGTGGACGAGCTCCGTGGACTGCGAACTGTGCACTATGCCTCGACCGTCACAGAATCGGGTGACGAAGACCGTGTGCTCGGGCGGCACCGCCCTcccgaggacgaggagctgtGCACGCCCGATGACCTGATCCAGCTCGCTCAGCTGTCGTCGACGCGCCCGCACTTTCAGAGCGCGTATGGATCAGCGTATGACCAGCTGGCGCCCCATGCTGAATTCTTTTGTGACcgcggcacagcgcctgaaCGGTATGACCAGACCGAATCACCGATGCCGACGGATCCTCGTCAGCTCCAGAGTCACGAGCCGAAGTGGACGCTCCACTCGACCTTGTTCCGCCTGAGCCTGGATTATATCCTTGTAGCGCCCCGCCTGGACGAAGCGGATGTCCCTGTCATTACAGCGCTCCTCCCTCTCCATCCCGAacatgtgctgcagccgGGCATCCCCCGCCAAAAGGTATGCAGCTCGGATCACGTCATGCTGGGGGCCGAAGTAGCGTTGTAA
- a CDS encoding tRNA (cytidine32/guanosine34-2'-O)-methyltransferase, whose amino-acid sequence MGKSTKDQRDHFYRQGKQEGYRARSAFKLLHLDEQYALFGRPGHSLGARIVNQERGAPLPSDAASRLCAELGEKLGRSVYAALARDAHPPGYVIDLCAAPGSWSQVLSRQLKSSGACIVAVDLQSMAPLEGVTQVVGDITTEETCVAVQQAFQRAQSTAYTQPADLIVCDGAPDVTGLQLVDEFLHAQLMASAVSMVVRLLRKDGTFVAKVFAEPHTPSTDMLLAQLRRLFRYVELAKPPSSRASSAEHFVVCMGFFGTQKSIPTLQQEFLGDLSGYNAT is encoded by the coding sequence ATGGGCAAGTCGACAAAAGATCAGCGTGACCACTTTTATCGGCAGGGCAAGCAGGAGGGGTATCGTGCACGCTCAGCgttcaagctgctgcattTGGATGAGCAGTATGCGCTGTTTGGTCGGCCTGGCCACTCGTTGGGTGCGCGTATCGTGAACCAGGAGCGCGGTGCGCCTTTGCCCTCCGACGCGGCCTCGCGCTTATGTGCAGAGCTGGGCGAGAAGCTAGGTCGGAGTGTgtacgcggcgctggctcgtGATGCTCATCCACCAGGCTATGTGATAGATCTGTGTGCTGCGCCGGGCTCATGGAGTCAAGTGCTCAGCCGACAGCTCAAAAGCAGCGGGgcctgcatcgtcgccgtgGACCTGCAGTCGATGGCCCCCCTGGAGGGCGTCACGCAGGTGGTGGGCGATATCACCACAGAAGAGAcgtgcgtcgccgtgcagcaGGCGTTCCAGCGAGCACAAAGCACTGCCTATACCCAACCTGCCGACCTCATCGTGTGCGACGGCGCACCCGACGTCACAGGCCTGCAGCTGGTGGACGAGTTTCTGCATGCACAGCTCATGGCGTCGGCTGTGTCGATGGTCGTCCGCCTGCTCCGCAAGGATGGCACGTTTGTTGCCAAGGTGTTCGCCGAGCCACACACGCCATCAACGGACATGCTCCTGGCCCAGCTGCGTCGGCTCTTTCGATACGTGGAACTCGCCAAGCCACCCAGCAGTCGCGCCAGTAGTGCGGAGCACTTTGTCGTGTGCATGGGCTTTTTCGGCACGCAGAAAAGCATACCCACCCTGCAGCAGGAGTTTCTCGGTGACTTGAGCGGGTATAATGCTACGTAG